In the Candidatus Delongbacteria bacterium genome, ATATTATTGTTCTCAAGCAAACCGAAAATTTGATGGGCAAGTAGATCAAGATGGTCATTCAATAAATGGATATGCGATTGGCAATGGTGAGTGGTTTGATACAGATCAGGGAAACGTTCTAACTCCAGTAACAGAGCACACTTTTAAAAAAGGAAAATGCATCTATTGCGGAACAGCAGAAAAGGATAAAAATGGTCAGCCTGGTAGATATTCAGATCCAAAACAATTAGAGCATTATGCTTATGAATTTATTCATATTGAGGACATTCAAACACATTTACAAAAAAGATTTTTTGGAGGAAAAAAAGTGAAATTTGACATTATAATAGGAAACCCACCATATCAACTTACAGATGGTGGAGGGGGTTCAAGTTCAAAACCAATATATAATTTATTTGTTAACCAAGCAATTTCATTAAAACCAAAATATATGTCGATGATCATTCCCTCTAGATGGTTTTCAGGTGGTAAAGGGCTTGATGATTTTAGAGCAAAAATGATTTCCGATAAACATATTAGAGTTCTCCATGATTATTTACTAGCGCAAACTTGTTTTCCTTCCGTCAGTATCGAAGGTGGAGTATGTTATTTTCTATGGGACAGAGATAATGAAGGTAAATGCAAAATAGTATCCCATGATCAAGAGGGAAATACTAAAGTATCAGAAAGATATCTAAGTGATAATACTGATATATTAATTCGAGATGAAAAATCCTTACATATTCTTATGAAGGTGCAGGAAAAGATGCAAGCCTCATTTAGTTCGATAGTTTCTCCAAGAAATCCGTATGGTATTTCTAAAATAGATGAATCAGAGTTTGTTGATAAAAAGAATAGTAATACGGAAATTAGTATTTTTGGAAGATTTGAAAACAGTAGAGAAGTAAGATATTTAAAACCAGGGTTTACGATTAAAAAAGGTAAAAAACTCGTTAATGTTTGGAAAGTATTTATATCTAAAGCAGATGGTGCTGCAGGGCAAATAGG is a window encoding:
- a CDS encoding Eco57I restriction-modification methylase domain-containing protein produces the protein MNKANEALSAEKKFRTSVEEAQEYIENFDILETINNVGNDEVFTPVSICQQILDVLPQEVWSNPNYKWLNPCDKNGVFLREIALRLDSGLVQWESNEEKRRKHILQNMIYSIGLTKFTSQVSRRTVYYCSQANRKFDGQVDQDGHSINGYAIGNGEWFDTDQGNVLTPVTEHTFKKGKCIYCGTAEKDKNGQPGRYSDPKQLEHYAYEFIHIEDIQTHLQKRFFGGKKVKFDIIIGNPPYQLTDGGGGSSSKPIYNLFVNQAISLKPKYMSMIIPSRWFSGGKGLDDFRAKMISDKHIRVLHDYLLAQTCFPSVSIEGGVCYFLWDRDNEGKCKIVSHDQEGNTKVSERYLSDNTDILIRDEKSLHILMKVQEKMQASFSSIVSPRNPYGISKIDESEFVDKKNSNTEISIFGRFENSREVRYLKPGFTIKKGKKLVNVWKVFISKADGAAGQIGNPIPARIIGKAEVGAPNVICSETFLVVGPFETENQAINVSKYMSTKFFRFMVGIRKNKNMTQDTYKYAPLLTSNQIWTDIELYNKFDLDQEDIEYIEKYIKELD